A genomic segment from Paraburkholderia hayleyella encodes:
- the secE gene encoding preprotein translocase subunit SecE, with amino-acid sequence MANPSVETVNTFGDKLMLIAAVLLVLAGFVGFFWLGGQEWYVRGTALAVGVVAGVAVGLLSAPGKDFIAFGKDSYKEVRKVVWPTRKEAMQTTLAVFGFVFVMAVFLWIGDKSIEWAIFSVILGWK; translated from the coding sequence ATGGCGAATCCTTCCGTCGAAACTGTAAATACTTTTGGCGATAAGTTAATGCTTATCGCTGCAGTATTGTTGGTGCTGGCCGGGTTCGTGGGCTTTTTTTGGCTTGGTGGTCAAGAATGGTATGTCCGCGGCACAGCTCTGGCTGTAGGTGTTGTTGCGGGAGTAGCTGTTGGTCTTCTCTCTGCGCCCGGTAAAGATTTCATTGCTTTTGGCAAGGATTCGTACAAGGAAGTTCGGAAGGTCGTTTGGCCGACTCGTAAAGAGGCGATGCAAACTACTCTTGCGGTATTCGGGTTCGTTTTTGTCATGGCGGTGTTTCTCTGGATTGGCGATAAATCTATCGAGTGGGCGATTTTCTCAGTGATTCTGGGTTGGAAGTGA
- the nusG gene encoding transcription termination/antitermination protein NusG: MSDTPASPGGKRWYVVHAYSGMEKSVQRALQERIDRAGMQDQFGQILVPTEEVVEVKGGHKSVTERRFFPGYVLVEMEMTDETWHLVKNTAKVTGFVGGARNRPSPISPREVEKIMSQMQEGVEKPRPKTLFEVGEMVRVKDGPFTDFNGSVEEVNYEKSRVRVSVTIFGRATPVELEFGQVEKI, encoded by the coding sequence ATGAGTGATACGCCGGCATCTCCAGGTGGAAAGCGTTGGTATGTTGTTCATGCCTATTCGGGCATGGAAAAAAGTGTGCAGCGCGCATTGCAAGAGCGCATAGATAGAGCTGGCATGCAGGATCAGTTCGGTCAGATTCTTGTTCCGACGGAAGAGGTCGTAGAAGTCAAGGGTGGCCATAAGTCCGTAACGGAACGCCGCTTTTTCCCAGGTTATGTACTGGTTGAGATGGAGATGACCGATGAAACTTGGCATCTCGTCAAAAATACAGCAAAGGTTACAGGGTTTGTCGGTGGTGCGCGCAATCGCCCAAGCCCGATTTCCCCGAGGGAAGTCGAAAAAATAATGTCGCAGATGCAAGAGGGCGTTGAAAAACCTCGCCCTAAGACGCTTTTCGAAGTTGGCGAGATGGTTCGTGTCAAAGACGGTCCTTTCACAGATTTCAATGGAAGCGTCGAGGAAGTGAATTACGAAAAATCACGTGTGCGAGTTTCCGTGACTATTTTTGGTAGAGCAACACCCGTTGAGTTGGAATTTGGGCAGGTTGAAAAAATCTAG
- the rplK gene encoding 50S ribosomal protein L11, giving the protein MAKKIIGFIKLQIPAGKANPSPPVGPALGQRGLNIMEFCKAFNAQTQGMEPGLPIPVVITAFADKSFTFVLKTPPATVLIKKAAKIDKGSSKPHTDKVGKITRAQAEEIAKTKMPDLTAADMDAAVRTIAGSARSMGITVEGV; this is encoded by the coding sequence ATGGCAAAGAAAATCATCGGCTTTATCAAACTGCAGATCCCTGCAGGTAAAGCCAACCCATCCCCGCCGGTTGGTCCGGCGCTTGGTCAGCGTGGTTTGAACATCATGGAGTTCTGCAAGGCGTTTAACGCGCAGACTCAAGGGATGGAACCGGGCTTGCCAATTCCTGTAGTCATTACAGCGTTCGCAGATAAAAGCTTCACATTTGTTCTGAAGACGCCGCCGGCTACAGTTCTCATCAAGAAAGCCGCCAAGATTGATAAGGGTTCGAGCAAGCCGCATACCGATAAGGTCGGCAAGATCACCCGTGCCCAGGCTGAAGAAATCGCAAAAACAAAGATGCCCGATCTTACTGCCGCTGATATGGATGCCGCAGTTCGGACTATCGCTGGCAGCGCCCGCTCGATGGGCATCACCGTGGAGGGCGTATAA
- the rplA gene encoding 50S ribosomal protein L1, whose protein sequence is MAKLSKRLQALAGKIDRQKLYAVDDALSLVKECANAKFNESVDVSVQLGIDAKKSDQVVRGSVVLPAGTGKSVRVAVFAQGEKAEQARAAGAEVVGMEDLAEQVKAGKLDFDIVIASPDTMRIVGTLGQILGPRGLMPNPKVGTVTPDVATAVKNAKAGQVQFRVDKAGIIHATIGRASFEAAALRSNLNALIDALQKAKPATSKGVYLRKVALSSTMGVGVRVDHTTIAA, encoded by the coding sequence ATGGCCAAGCTTTCAAAACGTCTGCAAGCGCTAGCAGGCAAGATTGATCGTCAAAAATTGTACGCAGTTGATGACGCGTTGTCGCTCGTTAAAGAGTGCGCAAATGCGAAATTTAATGAATCCGTCGACGTATCAGTGCAACTCGGTATTGATGCGAAAAAATCGGATCAGGTTGTCCGCGGTTCAGTCGTGTTGCCTGCCGGTACAGGAAAGTCCGTCCGCGTGGCAGTTTTTGCTCAAGGCGAAAAGGCGGAGCAGGCGCGTGCCGCAGGCGCTGAAGTCGTCGGTATGGAAGATTTGGCTGAGCAGGTTAAGGCTGGCAAACTGGATTTTGACATCGTGATCGCCTCGCCGGACACAATGCGAATTGTCGGCACGCTTGGCCAAATCCTTGGCCCGCGCGGGTTGATGCCGAATCCAAAGGTTGGCACTGTAACGCCCGATGTGGCGACTGCCGTGAAGAATGCAAAGGCCGGTCAGGTTCAGTTCCGTGTCGACAAGGCCGGTATTATTCACGCGACGATCGGTCGTGCATCGTTCGAAGCAGCAGCCTTGCGCAGTAATTTGAATGCACTCATCGACGCACTGCAAAAAGCAAAACCAGCAACCAGCAAAGGTGTTTACCTGCGCAAAGTTGCGCTTTCGAGCACGATGGGTGTTGGTGTGCGTGTTGATCACACGACAATCGCTGCATAA
- the rplJ gene encoding 50S ribosomal protein L10, with amino-acid sequence MPLNKESKQAVVAEVSAQVAKAQTVVLAEYRGIAVGDLTKLRAKAREQQVYLRVLKNTLARRAVEGTPFAPLAEQMTGPLIYSISSDAIAAAKVINDFGKSNDKLIIKAGSFEGNVMDKAGVQALANIPSREELLSKLLYVMQAPVSGFARALAALAEKKQGETAEVA; translated from the coding sequence GTGCCACTGAACAAAGAAAGCAAGCAGGCCGTCGTCGCTGAGGTTTCCGCGCAAGTTGCGAAAGCTCAGACCGTCGTGCTGGCTGAGTATCGTGGGATTGCGGTTGGCGATCTGACCAAGCTGCGCGCGAAAGCGCGTGAGCAACAGGTGTACCTGCGCGTGCTAAAGAACACACTGGCCCGCCGTGCAGTAGAAGGTACACCGTTCGCTCCTTTGGCAGAGCAGATGACTGGCCCGTTGATCTATAGCATCTCCTCAGATGCTATTGCTGCAGCGAAGGTTATTAATGACTTCGGTAAAAGCAATGACAAGCTGATCATCAAGGCTGGTTCTTTCGAAGGCAATGTGATGGATAAAGCTGGCGTGCAAGCGCTTGCTAACATTCCGAGCCGCGAAGAGCTGCTTTCCAAACTGTTGTACGTTATGCAAGCTCCTGTTTCTGGCTTCGCGCGAGCTTTGGCCGCGCTGGCAGAGAAAAAACAGGGTGAGACTGCCGAAGTTGCTTAA
- the rplL gene encoding 50S ribosomal protein L7/L12 yields MAIAKDDILEAVSSMSVLELNELVKAFEEKFGVSAAAVAVAGPAGGAGAAVAEEQTEFNVVLLEAGANKVSVIKAVRELTGLGLKEAKDLVDGAPKPVKEAVPKAAAEEAKKKLEEAGAKAEIK; encoded by the coding sequence ATGGCAATCGCAAAAGATGACATCCTCGAAGCAGTAAGCTCGATGTCGGTTCTGGAACTGAACGAGCTGGTCAAGGCGTTCGAGGAAAAATTTGGCGTGTCCGCAGCTGCAGTTGCAGTAGCTGGCCCGGCAGGCGGCGCTGGCGCTGCTGTCGCTGAAGAGCAAACCGAATTTAACGTTGTTCTGCTGGAAGCTGGCGCGAACAAGGTTTCGGTAATTAAAGCTGTTCGTGAACTGACTGGTCTCGGCCTGAAGGAAGCGAAGGATCTGGTTGACGGTGCACCGAAGCCAGTGAAAGAAGCTGTGCCCAAGGCTGCTGCTGAAGAAGCCAAGAAGAAACTGGAAGAAGCTGGCGCGAAGGCTGAAATCAAGTAA